From the Vulpes lagopus strain Blue_001 chromosome 22, ASM1834538v1, whole genome shotgun sequence genome, one window contains:
- the LOC121480755 gene encoding gamma-crystallin F, with translation MGKITFYEERGFQGRHYECSSDHPNLQPYLSRCNSVRVDSGCWMLYEQPNYAGGQYFLRRGDYPDYQQWLGLSDAVRSCRLIPQTSSHRIRIYEREDYRGQMVEITEDCSSLHDRFHFSEIHSFHVLEGYWVLYELPNYRGRQYLLRPGDYRRYHDWGAPSARVGSLRRAVDFY, from the exons ATGGGGAAG ATCACCTTCTACGAGGAGCGCGGCTTCCAGGGCCGGCACTACGAGTGCAGCAGCGACCACCCCAACCTGCAGCCCTACTTGAGCCGCTGCAACTCCGTCCGCGTGGACAGCGGCTGCTGGATGCTCTACGAGCAGCCCAACTACGCGGGGGGCCAGTACTTCCTGCGGCGCGGGGACTACCCCGACTACCAGCAGTGGCTGGGCCTCAGCGACGCCGTCCGCTCCTGCCGCCTCATCCCCCAG ACCAGCTCCCACAGGATCAGGATCTACGAGCGAGAGGACTACAGGGGCCAGATGGTAGAGATCACCGAGGACTGCTCCTCGCTTCACGACCGCTTCCACTTCAGTGAGATCCACTCCTTCCACGTGCTGGAGGGCTACTGGGTCCTCTACGAGCTGCCCAACTACCGGGGGCGCCAGTACCTGCTGAGGCCGGGGGACTACAGGCGCTACCACGACTGGGGCGCCCCGAGTGCCCGGGTGGGCTCCTTGAGGAGAGCCGTGGATTTCTACTGA